A single genomic interval of Ischnura elegans chromosome 3, ioIscEleg1.1, whole genome shotgun sequence harbors:
- the LOC124156394 gene encoding uncharacterized protein LOC124156394 isoform X2, whose protein sequence is MRTTSYSREMVDNSHHPQCWDEACGKNTKEPSAMSPRDELDEVRRDLRHVKEENLKLQAVITDVTEVNKRWQKYNNDRQMYVERLLSTIQDQQEQMNKNIENRLHKTKESEDGSDVTRQVHAENAKLRDEIGQLKRRMECMEREHKEHVEVLEIQVKANKDDWEAEKREKELARQENERLLAKIQDLQEQLSLYKLQLTEEKSSTDHVSSSQRKHCCCGDNGREGHCSSHITICRKNSFPTFRTSVHMPGHLIPRGSTIYLGDDLVIDGDSSGSKPALATDSGIQESPSTCSEDNSSLASPQEVPMNIPVEGATESSGTKDKVESRDMSSLDIPASLGVMPSTSTSTVSSASSTSMANIAVSKVDHAIPYSKEVTAITRNLVSSSLKSLSASHHPLPSSFSDTAVPDRVHRASKDARWNLKTLPSPLRIGTNVEVVAEERDGKLKSHDLLVPNLTAVDGLEEFPDGFPTQTREDVICPGCGRVFHPEIHLQFLQHFGECQSRNKANKAGTFKTRN, encoded by the exons ATGAGGACTACAAGTTACAGCCGAGAAATGGTGGATAACAGCCATCATCCTCAATGCTGGGACGAAGCCTGTGGAAAG AACACCAAAGAGCCGAGTGCCATGTCTCCCAGAGATGAACTGGACGAGGTGAGGAGAGATTTGAGGCATGTCAAGGAGGAGAACCTCAAGCTTCAAGCCGTCATAACAGAC GTAACTGAAGTGAACAAGCGATGGCAGAAATACAACAATGATCGGCAAATGTATGTTGAAAGGCTACTCTCCACAATACAGGATCAGCAAGAGCAGAtgaataaaaacattgaaaacaggCTTCACAAAACCAAAGAA AGTGAAGATGGGAGTGATGTAACGAGGCAAGTCCATGCTGAGAATGCGAAGCTGAGAGACGAGATTGGGCAACTGAAGAGGAGGATGGAGTGTATGGAACGAGAGCATAAGGAGCATGTTGAAGTTCTCGAGATACAG GTTAAAGCAAACAAAGATGACTGGGAAGCGGAGAAAAGAGAAAAGGAACTTGCAAGGCAGGAGAATGAGCGTCTTTTGGCCAAAATACAGGATCTCCAAGAGCAATTGAGCTTATATAAGCTCCAG TTGACTGAGGAGAAGTCTTCCACTGATCACGTATCATCAAGCCAAAGAAAGCATTGCTGCTGTGGTGACAATGGAAGGGAAGGTCATTGCTCTTCACATATCACAATCTGCCGGAAAAATTCATTTCCTACATTCAGGACCTCAGTGCACATGCCT GGGCATCTCATTCCAAGGGGTTCTACGATTTATCTCGGGGATGATCTAGTCATTGATGGTGATTCCTCTGGTTCCAAGCCTGCTTTGGCAACAGATTCAGGAATACAAGAATCGCCATCCACTTGCTCAGAAGATAACAGTTCCTTAGCTTCTCCACAAGAGGTGCCCATGAATATACCGGTGGAGGGAGCTACTGAGTCCAGTGGGACTAAAGACAAAGTGGAAAGCCGTGACATGAGTAGTTTAGACATTCCTGCCTCCTTAGGAGTGATGCCATCAACATCAACGTCCACTGTCTCGTCAGCATCCTCAACGTCAATGGCAAACATTGCAGTGAGCAAAGTGGATCACGCCATACCCTATAGTAAGGAAGTGACAGCTATCACCAGGAACTTAGTGTCGTCATCTCTGAAGTCACTATCGGCCTCTCACCATCCCTTGCCCTCCTCCTTCTCAGACACTGCTGTGCCCGATCGTGTGCACAGGGCCTCAAAGGACGCCAGGTGGAACCTAAAGACTCTTCCGAGCCCGTTGAGGATTGGCACAAACGTGGAAGTGGTCGCTGAGGAGCGAGATGGCAAGTTGAAATCTCATGATTTGCTGGTGCCAAATTTGACTGCGGTTGATGGTTTGGAAGAATTTCCCGATGGGTTCCCTACTCAGACGAGAGAGGATGTGATATGTCCCGGGTGTGGGCGAGTGTTCCATCCTGAAATTCATTTGCAGTTCCTTCAACATTTCGGTGAATGTCAGAGCAGAAACAAGGCTAACAAAGCTGGAACATTCAAGACGCGGAATTGA